A single region of the Lineus longissimus chromosome 14, tnLinLong1.2, whole genome shotgun sequence genome encodes:
- the LOC135498986 gene encoding zinc finger protein 814-like, whose translation MAPKSSITCVQCEKSFVTKQSLEMHIRIHTGEKLFQCQYCEKLFSDKGSLLKHERVHTGEKPFQCKYCEKSFSQNGHRLTHERIHTGKKPFQCKYCYKPFPQKGHLLNHERIHTGEKPFKCKYCEKSFSQNGHRLTHERIHTGEKPFQCKYCYKPFPLKGHLLIHERIHTGEKPFKCKYCEKSFSQNGHRLTHERIHTGEKPFQCKYCYKSFPRKGCLFIHERIHTGEKPFQCKYCEKSFSHKGYLVTHERIHTAEKPFKCKYCEKSFSDKRNIYKHERIHTGEKPFQCKYCEKSFSQTGHRLIHERIHTGEKPFRCVQCEKSFFSKQALVGHSHIHAGDEPFQLSFNCKYCHKTFKSESGLQKHRRSHNDTSRNTRKVSDASPGKDKRLKSKSGKAMKSSCSRSRCEETDVGEDAVVLTGPSNSNNSPNGQNPVPACSATNECLISREAESEVSKLPAAVGCSDMDIKDAAAKMTVINGNETVGLGTAKSEDYQVLRLGVKRDLIDHHSNQLGNVKSQLIDMFAADQSDGSVEPALTSATGQSRAELDILSVHVTEERNVNSGAFNLPCNTSPIEQSNVKSEPCNTSPIEQTNVKSEQCDMSLQEQGYIIEVVRPCDMLGNMSPSKQASVKGGPFDAFPKEGANVKSEPGDTSPTDQVNVKSKQCDMSLQEQGYIIEVVRPCDMSGNMSPVKQADVKGEPFDAFPKEGANVKSEQCDLSLQEQGYIIQVVGPCDIYPTDQANVKGEPGIYSEPCDISPVEMANIKSGTSATSPVGLGDDMSQAGHVRVEQENSSGAHVAMSKIDEYIAVFDRWAEMLCENTD comes from the coding sequence ATGGCGCCAAAATCATCCATCACTTGTGTacaatgtgagaaatcatttgtaaCCAAGCAAAGTCTTGAAATGCATATTcggattcacacaggagaaaagctattccaatgccaatattgtgagaaattatTTTCAGACAAGGGATCTCTATTGAAGCATGAAcgtgttcacactggagaaaaacccttccagtgcaagtattgtgagaaatcattctcACAGAATGGACATCGATTGACTCATGAGCGTATCCACACAGgaaaaaaaccattccaatgcaaatattgttatAAACCATTTCCACAGAAGGGACATCTATTGAAtcatgagcgtattcacactggagaaaaaccattcaaatgcaaatattgtgagaaatcattctcACAGAATGGACATCGATTGACTCATGAGCGtatccacacaggagaaaaaccattccaatgcaaatattgttatAAACCATTTCCACTGAAGGGACATCTATTGAttcatgagcgtattcacacaggagaaaaaccattcaaatgcaaatattgtgagaaatcattttcacagaatggACATCGATTGACTCATGAGCGtatccacacaggagaaaaaccattccaatgcaaatattgttatAAATCATTTCCACGGAAGGGATGTCTATTCAttcatgagcgtattcacactggagaaaaaccattccagtgcaagtattgtgagaaatcgttttcacATAAGGGATATCTAGTGACCcatgagcgtattcacactgcagaaaaaccattcaaatgcaaatattgtgagaaatcattttcagataagaggaatatttacaaacatgaacgtattcacactggagaaaaaccattccagtgcaagtattgtgagaaatcattttcacagactgGACATCGATTGAttcatgagcgtattcacactggagaaaaaccgttcagatgtgtacaatgtgagaaatcatttttctCAAAGCAGGCTCTAGTCGGTCATAGTCATATTCATGCAGGAGACGAACCATTCCAACTCAGCTTCaactgtaaatattgtcataaaacCTTTAAGAGTGAGTCTGGCTTACAAAAACATAGACGCAGCCACAATGATACCTCTCGTAATACTCGCAAGGTGTCTGATGCAAGTCCCGGCAAGGATAAACGGTTAAAGTCAAAAAGTGGCAAAGCTATGAAAAGTTCTTGTTCAAGGTCTCGTTGTGAGGAAACTGATGTGGGAGAAGATGCAGTAGTATTGACTGGTCCTTCAAATAGCAATAATTCTCCAAATGGACAAAACCCAGTCCCTGCATGTTCTGCGACGAATGAATGTTTGATCAGCAGAGAGGCTGAGAGTGAGGTATCAAAGTTGCCTGCTGCAGTCGGGTGTTCAGACATGGATATCAAGGATGCTGCTGCAAAAATGACTGTTATCAATGGGAATGAAACTGTTGGTCTGGGTACAGCCAAAAGTGAAGATTATCAAGTTTTGCGGCTGGGTGTGAAACGAGATTTGATTGATCATCATTCTAATCAGCTTGGAAATGTTAAAAGTCAACTCATTGACATGTTTGCTGCCGACCAGTCTGATGGAAGTGTTGAACCAGCCCTCACATCTGCTACAGGGCAGTCCAGGGCTGAACTAGACATACTTTCTGTTCATGTTACAGAGGAGAGAAATGTCAACAGTGGGGCCTTCAACCtgccatgtaacacatctcctatagaacagtccaatgtcaaaagtgagccatgtaacacatctcctatagaacagaccaatgtcaaaagtgaacaGTGTGACATGTCTCTTCAAGAGCAGGGTTATATCATAGAGGTAGTGAGACCGTGTGATATGTTAGGTAACATGTCTCCTTCTAAGCAGGCGAGTGTCAAAGGTGGGCCGTTTGACGCATTTCCTAAAGAGGGGGctaatgtcaaaagtgagccaggTGACACATCTCCTACAGATCAGGTCAATGTAAAAAGTAAGCAGTGTGACATGTCTCTTCAAGAGCAGGGTTATATCATAGAGGTAGTGAGACCGTGTGATATGTCAGGTAACATGTCCCCTGTTAAGCAGGCAGATGTCAAAGGTGAGCCGTTTGACGCATTTCCTAAAGAGggggccaatgtcaaaagtgagcaatGTGACTTGTCTCTTCAAGAGCAGGGATATATCATACAGGTAGTTGGACCATGTGACATATATCCTACAGATCAGGCCAATGTCAAAGGTGAACCAGGTATTTACAGCGAACCATGTGACATTTCTCCTGTAGAGATGGCCAATATTAAAAGTGGAACAAGTGCAACATCTCCTGTAGGTCTGGGGGATGACATGTCTCAAGCAGGGCATGTTAGGGTAGAGCAGGAAAACTCCAGTGGTGCACATGTCGCTATGTCCAAGATTGATGAATACATTGCAGTGTTTGATCGCTGGGCAGAAATGTTGTGTGAAAATACAGATTAG
- the LOC135498705 gene encoding uncharacterized protein LOC135498705, with amino-acid sequence MDDPSWLDRWSSSAIFFYWAKKVIDGVRDLCYGSKKRTLYWPNYCAPLSTRMAPKSSITCVQCEKSFSTKQGLVRHIRIHTGEKPFQCQYCEKSFSRKKNQLTHERIHTGEKPFQCQYCEKSFSCKKNQLTHERIHTGEKPFQCKYCEKSFSQKGHRLTHERIHTGEKPFQCKFCDKSFPQKGNLLAHGRIHTGEKPFQCKYCEKSFSQKGHRLTHERIHTGEKPFQCKYCYKSFPRKGYLFIHERIHTGEKPFQCKYCEKSFSHKGYLVTHERIHTGEKPFQCKYCEKSFSQKGHRLTHERIHTGEKPFQCKYCYKSFLQKIHPFIHEHIHTGEKPFRCKQCEKSFFSKRALVSHSHIHAGDKPLQLSFNCKYCHKPLKSESGLQKHKRSHNDTSRNTRKVSDASPGKDKRLKSKSGKAMKSSRSRSRCEQTDVGEDAVVLTGPSNSNNSPNGQNQVPACSATNECLISREPESEVSKLPAAVGCLDMDIKDAAAKMTVIVGNETVGLGTAKSEDYQVLRLGVKRDLIDHHSNQLGNVKSELIDMFAADQSDGSDEPAHTSATGQSRAELDICAVHVIEERNVNSGAFNLPCNTSPKEQSNVKSAPCNTSPIEQTNVKSKPCNTSPIEQTNVKSEPCNTTSIEQSNVKSEPGDTSPIEQTNVKSEQCDMSLQEQGYIIEEVRPCDMLGNMSASKQSNVNGEPFDAFPKEGANVKSEPIATSPIDLGDDMSQALHVRVEQENSSCAHDIDMSKIDEYIAVFDRWAEMLCENTDKVIDGVRDLCYGSRKRTLYWPNYCAPLSTRMAPKSSITCVQCEKSFSTKQSLVTHIRIHTGEKPFQCQYCEKSFSHKRNQLTHERIHTGEKPFQCKYCEKSFSSKKNQLSHERIHTGEKPFQCKYCEKSFSDKRNILNHERIHTGEKPFQCKYCEKSFSQTGHRLIHEHIHTGKKPFRCVQCEKSFVTKQSLEMHIRIHTGEKPFQCKYCEKSFSQTGHRLIHERIHTGEKPFRCVQCEKSFFSKQALVGHSHIHAGDEPFQLSFNCKYCHKTFKSESGLQKHRRSHNDTSRNTRKVSDASPGKDKRLKSKSGKAMKSSCSRSRCEETDVGEDAVVLTGPSNSNNSPNGQNPVPACSATNECLISREAESEVSKLPAAVGCSDMDIKDAAAKMTVINGNETVGLGTAKSEDYQVLRLGVKRDLIDHHSNQLGNVKSELIDMFAADQSDESVEPALTSATGQSRAELDIRSVHVTEERNVNSGAFNLPCNTSPIEQSNVKSEPCNTTPIEQTNVKTEQCDMSLQEQGYIIEVVRPCDMLWNMSPSKQASVKVEPFDAFPEEGANVKSEPCDTSPTDQVNVKSKQCDTSLQEQGYIIEVVRPCEMSGNMSPVKQADVKGEPFYAFPKEGANVKSEPCDTSPTDQVNVKSEQYDLSLQEQGYIIQVVGPCDIYPTDQANVKGEPGDMCPFEQAKVIGEPDNLSPIEQVDIKSEPCDISPVEFANIKSGTSATSPIDQGDDMSQAEHVRVEQENSSGAQVDMSKIDEYIAVFDRWAEMLCENTD; translated from the exons atggACGACCCCAGTTGGTTGGACAGATGGTCGAGTAGcgcaatatttttttattgggcAAAGAAGGTGATTGACGGAGTGCGAGATCTATGTTATGGTTCAAAGAAGAGGACTTTGTATTGGCCTAATTATTGTGCACCTTTGAGCACTAGGATGGCGCCAAAATCATCCATCACTTGTGTgcaatgtgagaaatcattttcgaCGAAGCAAGGTCTTGTCAGACATATTcgcattcatacaggagaaaaaccattccaatgccaatattgtgagaaatcattttcacgtaAGAAGAATCAGTtgactcatgaacgtattcacactggagaaaaaccattccaatgccaatattgtgagaaatcattttcatgtAAGAAGAATCAGTtgactcatgaacgtattcacactggagaaaaaccattccagtgcaagtattgtgagaaatcattttcacagaagggacATCGATTGACTCATGAGCGtatccacacaggagaaaaaccattccagtgcaaattTTGTGATAAATCATTTCCACAGAAGGGAAATCTATTGGCTCATggacgtattcacactggagaaaaaccattccagtgcaaatattgtgagaaatcattttcacagaagggacATCGATTGACTCATGAGCGtatccacacaggagaaaaaccattccaatgcaaatattgttatAAATCATTTCCACGGAAGGgatatctattcattcatgagcgtattcacactggagaaaaaccattccagtgcaagtattgtgagaaatcgttttcacATAAAGGATATCTAGTGActcatgagcgtattcacactggagaaaaaccattccaatgtaaatattgtgagaaatcattttcacagaagggacATCGATTGACTCATGAGCGtatccacacaggagaaaaaccattccaatgcaaatattgttatAAATCATTTCTACAGAAGATACATCCATTCATTCATGAGcatattcacactggagaaaaaccgttcagatgtaaacaatgtgagaaatcatttttctCAAAGCGGGCTCTTGTCAGTCATAGTCATATTCATGCAGGAGACAAACCATTACAACTCAGCTTCaactgtaaatattgtcataaacCCTTAAAGAGTGAGTCTGGCTTACAAAAACATAAGCGCAGCCACAATGATACTTCTCGTAATACTCGCAAGGTGTCTGATGCAAGTCCCGGCAAGGATAAACGGTTAAAGTCAAAAAGTGGCAAAGCTATGAAAAGTTCTCGTTCAAGGTCTCGTTGTGAGCAAACTGATGTGGGAGAAGATGCAGTAGTATTAACTGGTCCTTCAAATAGCAATAATTCTCCAAATGGACAAAACCAAGTCCCTGCATGTTCTGCGACGAATGAATGTTTGATCAGCAGAGAGCCTGAGAGTGAAGTATCAAAGTTGCCTGCTGCAGTCGGGTGTTTGGACATGGATATCAAGGATGCTGCTGCAAAAATGACTGTTATCGTTGGGAATGAAACTGTTGGTCTGGGTACTGCCAAAAGTGAAGATTATCAAGTTTTGCGGCTGGGTGTGAAACGAGATTTGATTGATCATCATTCTAATCAGCTTggaaacgttaaaagtgaactCATTGACATGTTTGCTGCGGACCAGTCTGATGGAAGTGATGAACCAGCTCACACGTCTGCTACAGGGCAGTCCAGGGCTGAACTAGACATATGTGCTGTTCATGTTATAGAGGAGAGAAATGTCAACAGTGGGGCCTTCAACCtgccatgtaacacatctcctaaAGAACAGTCTAATGTCAAAAGTGcgccatgtaacacatctcctatagaacagaccaatgtcaaaagtaagccatgtaacacatctcctatagaacagaccaatgtcaaaagtgagccatgtaACACAACTTCTAtagaacagtccaatgtcaaaagtgagccaggtgacacatctcctatagaacagaccaatgtcaaaagtgagcagTGTGACATGTCTTTACAAGAGCAGGGTTATATCATAGAGGAGGTGAGACCGTGTGATATGTTAGGTAACATGTCTGCTTCTAAGCAGTCAAATGTTAATGGTGAGCCATTTGACGCATTTCCTAAAGAGGGGgcaaatgtcaaaagtgagccaatTGCCACATCTCCTATAGATCTGGGGGATGACATGTCTCAAGCATTGCATGTTAGGGTAGAGCAGGAAAACTCCAGTTGTGCACATGATATTGATATGTCCAAGATTGATGAATACATTGCAGTGTTTGATCGCTGGGCAGAAATGTTGTGTGAAAATACAGAT AAGGTGATTGACGGAGTGCGAGATCTATGTTATGGTTCAAGGAAGAGGACTTTGTATTGGCCTAATTATTGTGCACCTTTGAGCACTAGGATGGCGCCAAAATCATCCATCACTTGTGTacaatgtgagaaatcattttcgaCGAAGCAAAGTCTTGTCACACATATTcgcattcatacaggagaaaaaccattccaatgccaatattgtgagaaatcattttcacataaGAGGAATCAGTtgactcatgaacgtattcacactggagaaaaaccattccagtgcaagtattgtgagaaatcattttcaagtaagaagaaTCAGTTGtctcatgaacgtattcacactggagaaaaaccattccagtgcaagtattgtgagaaatcattttcagataagaggaatattttgaatcatgaacgtattcacactggagaaaaaccattccagtgcaagtattgtgagaaatcattttcacagactgGACATCGATTGATTCATGAGCATATTCACACTGGAAAAAAACCATTCAGATGTGTgcaatgtgagaaatcatttgtaaCCAAGCAAAGTCTTGAAATGCATATTCggattcacactggagaaaaaccattccagtgcaagtattgtgagaaatcattttcacagactgGACATCGATTGAttcatgagcgtattcacactggagaaaaaccgttcagatgtgtacaatgtgagaaatcatttttctCAAAGCAGGCTCTAGTCGGTCATAGTCATATTCATGCAGGAGACGAACCATTCCAACTCAGCTTCaactgtaaatattgtcataaaacCTTTAAGAGTGAGTCTGGCTTACAAAAACATAGACGCAGCCACAATGATACCTCTCGTAATACTCGCAAGGTGTCTGATGCAAGTCCCGGCAAGGATAAACGGTTAAAGTCAAAAAGTGGCAAAGCTATGAAAAGTTCTTGTTCAAGGTCTCGTTGTGAGGAAACTGATGTGGGAGAAGATGCAGTAGTATTGACTGGTCCTTCAAATAGCAATAATTCTCCAAATGGACAAAACCCAGTCCCTGCATGTTCTGCGACGAATGAATGTTTGATCAGCAGAGAGGCTGAGAGTGAGGTATCAAAGTTGCCTGCTGCAGTCGGGTGTTCAGACATGGATATCAAGGATGCTGCTGCAAAAATGACTGTTATCAATGGGAATGAAACTGTTGGTCTGGGTACAGCCAAAAGTGAAGATTATCAAGTTTTGCGGCTGGGTGTGAAACGAGATTTGATTGATCATCATTCTAATCAGCTtggaaatgttaaaagtgaactcATTGACATGTTTGCTGCCGACCAGTCTGATGAAAGTGTTGAACCAGCCCTCACATCTGCTACAGGGCAGTCCAGGGCTGAACTAGACATACGTTCTGTTCATGTTACAGAGGAGAGAAATGTCAACAGTGGGGCCTTCAACCtgccatgtaacacatctcctatagaacagtccaatgtcaaaagtgagccatgtaacacaactcctatagaacagaccaATGTTAAAACTGAACAGTGTGACATGTCTCTTCAAGAGCAGGGTTATATCATAGAGGTAGTGAGACCGTGTGATATGTTATGGAACATGTCTCCTTCTAAGCAGGCGAGTGTCAAAGTTGAGCCGTTTGACGCATTTCCTGAAGAGggggccaatgtcaaaagtgagccatgtgACACATCTCCTACAGATCAGGTCAATGTAAAAAGTAAGCAGTGTGACACGTCTCTTCAAGAGCAGGGTTATATCATAGAGGTAGTGAGACCGTGTGAAATGTCAGGTAACATGTCTCCTGTTAAGCAGGCAGATGTCAAAGGTGAGCCGTTTTACGCATTTCCTAAAGAGggggccaatgtcaaaagtgagccatgtgACACATCTCCTACAGACCAGGTCAATGTAAAAAGTGAGCAATATGACTTGTCTCTTCAAGAGCAGGGATATATCATACAGGTAGTTGGACCATGTGACATATATCCTACAGATCAGGCCAATGTCAAAGGTGAACCAGGTGACATGTGTCCTTTCGAACAGGCCAAGGTGATAGGTGAGCCAGATAACTTGTCTCCTATTGAGCAGGTTGATATCAAAAGCGAACCATGTGACATTTCTCCTGTAGAGTTCGCCAATATTAAAAGTGGAACAAGTGCCACATCTCCAATAGATCAGGGGGATGACATGTCTCAAGCAGAGCATGTTAGGGTAGAGCAGGAAAACTCCAGTGGTGCACAGGTCGATATGTCCAAGATTGATGAATACATTGCAGTGTTTGATCGCTGGGCAGAAATGCTGTGTGAAAATACAGATTAG
- the LOC135498706 gene encoding uncharacterized protein LOC135498706 produces the protein MAPKSAITCVQCEKSFSTKQSLVTHIRIHTGEKPFQCQYCEKSFSHKRNQLTHERIHTGEKPFQCKYCEKSFSSKKNQLSHERIHTGEKPFQCKYCEKSFSDKRNILNHERIHTGEKPFQCKYCEKSFSQTGHRLIHEHIHTGKKPFRCVQCEKSFVTKQSLEMHIRIHTGEKPFQCKYCEKSFSQTGHRLIHERIHTGEKPFRCVQCEKSFFSKQALVGHSHIHAGDEPFQLSFNCKYCHKTFKSESGLQKHRRSHNDTSRNTRKVSDASPGKDKRLKSKSGKAMKSSCSRSRCEETDVGEDAVVLTGPSNSNNSPNGQNPVPACSATNECLISREAESEVSKLPAAVGCSDMDIKDAAAKMTVINGNETVGLGTAKSEDYHVLRLGVKRDLIDHHSNQLGNVKSQLIDMFAADQSDGSVEPALTSATGQSRAELDIRSVHVTEERNVNSGAFNLPCNTSPIEQSNVKSEPCNTSPIEQSNVKSEPCNTSPIEQTNVKSEQCDMSLQEQGYIIEVVRPCDMLGNMSPSKQASVKGGPFDAFPKEGANVKSEPGDLSLQEQGYIIQVVGPCDIYPTDQVNVKSKQCDMSLQEQGYIIEVVRPCDISGNMSPVKQADVKGEPFDAFPKEGANVKSEQCDLSLQEQGYIIQVVGPCDIYPTDQANVKGEPGINSEPCDISPVEMANIKSGTSATSPVGLGDDMSQAGHVRVEQENSSGAHVAMSKIDEYIAVFDRWAEMLCENTD, from the coding sequence ATGGCGCCAAAATCAGCCATCACTTGTGTacaatgtgagaaatcattttcgaCGAAGCAAAGTCTTGTCACACATATTcgcattcatacaggagaaaaaccattccaatgccaatattgtgagaaatcattttcacataaGAGGAATCAGTtgactcatgaacgtattcacactggagaaaaaccattccagtgcaagtattgtgagaaatcattttcaagtaAAAAGAATCAGTTGtctcatgaacgtattcacactggagaaaaaccattccagtgcaagtattgtgagaaatcattttcagataagaggaatattttgaatcatgaacgtattcacactggagaaaaaccattccagtgcaagtattgtgagaaatcattttcacagactgGACATCGATTGATTCATGAGCATATTCACACTGGAAAAAAACCATTCAGATGTGTgcaatgtgagaaatcatttgtaaCCAAGCAAAGTCTTGAAATGCATATTCggattcacactggagaaaaaccattccagtgcaagtattgtgagaaatcattttcacagactgGACATCGATTGAttcatgagcgtattcacactggagaaaaaccgttcagatgtgtacaatgtgagaaatcatttttctCAAAGCAGGCTCTAGTCGGTCATAGTCATATTCATGCAGGAGACGAACCATTCCAACTCAGCTTCaactgtaaatattgtcataaaacCTTTAAGAGTGAGTCTGGCTTACAAAAACATAGACGCAGCCACAATGATACCTCTCGTAATACTCGCAAGGTGTCTGATGCAAGTCCCGGCAAGGATAAACGGTTAAAGTCAAAAAGTGGCAAAGCTATGAAAAGTTCTTGTTCAAGGTCTCGTTGTGAGGAAACTGATGTGGGAGAAGATGCAGTAGTATTGACTGGTCCTTCAAATAGCAATAATTCTCCAAATGGACAAAACCCAGTCCCTGCATGTTCTGCGACGAATGAATGTTTGATCAGCAGAGAGGCTGAGAGTGAGGTATCAAAGTTGCCTGCTGCAGTCGGGTGTTCAGACATGGATATCAAGGATGCTGCTGCAAAAATGACTGTTATCAATGGGAATGAAACTGTTGGTCTGGGTACAGCCAAAAGTGAAGATTATCATGTTTTGCGGCTGGGTGTGAAACGAGATTTGATTGATCATCATTCTAATCAGCTTGGAAATGTTAAAAGTCAACTCATTGACATGTTTGCTGCCGACCAGTCTGATGGAAGTGTTGAACCAGCCCTCACATCTGCTACAGGGCAGTCCAGGGCTGAACTAGACATACGTTCTGTTCATGTTACAGAGGAGAGAAATGTCAACAGTGGGGCCTTCAACCtgccatgtaacacatctcctatagaacagtccaatgtcaaaagtgagccatgtaacacatctcctatagaacagtccaatgtcaaaagtgagccatgtaacacatctcctatagaacagaccaatgtcaaaagtgaacaGTGTGACATGTCTCTTCAAGAGCAGGGTTATATCATAGAGGTAGTGAGACCGTGTGATATGTTAGGTAACATGTCTCCTTCTAAGCAGGCGAGTGTCAAAGGTGGGCCGTTTGACGCATTTCCTAAAGAGGGGGctaatgtcaaaagtgagccaggTGACTTGTCTCTTCAAGAGCAGGGATATATCATACAGGTAGTTGGACCATGTGACATATATCCTACAGATCAGGTCAATGTAAAAAGTAAGCAGTGTGACATGTCTCTTCAAGAGCAGGGTTATATCATAGAGGTAGTGAGACCGTGTGATATATCAGGTAACATGTCCCCTGTTAAGCAGGCAGATGTCAAAGGTGAGCCGTTTGACGCATTTCCTAAAGAGggggccaatgtcaaaagtgagcaatGTGACTTGTCTCTTCAAGAGCAGGGATATATCATACAGGTAGTTGGACCATGTGACATATATCCTACAGATCAGGCCAATGTCAAAGGTGAACCAGGTATTAACAGCGAACCATGTGACATTTCTCCTGTAGAGATGGCCAATATTAAAAGTGGAACAAGTGCAACATCTCCTGTAGGTCTGGGGGATGACATGTCTCAAGCAGGGCATGTTAGGGTAGAGCAGGAAAACTCCAGTGGTGCACATGTCGCTATGTCCAAGATTGATGAATACATTGCAGTGTTTGATCGCTGGGCAGAAATGTTGTGTGAAAATACAGATTAG